A window of Plasmodium malariae genome assembly, chromosome: 12 genomic DNA:
AAAGTTAAAAAGAATACACACGGACAATAGAAATGACAAGGAAAAGGATACTCAAcattatagaaatatttatgacGAAACACTGCGATATTATTCAAACCATCAAAGAGGAAAACATCTggaaaaaatgcaaaatgcCAATGATCGTATGTTTGAgaataatgatgaaaataaaaggaaggaattgaaaaaaaaacatatttatcaATACAAAACAAGGAATCTCAAAGTTAACGACAAATCTAGGCgtgtaaataaattagaacatgaaaaaaagaacactaaaaaaaatcatgtacataaaaaaaaaaaatatttatatatttctaaattaGTTAAATGTGAATCAAAAGAAGTTGCTCTTCAAGCTTTCTCGTTACTTCTATCATTCCTTCTACATAAATCTCCTTATTACTTAAAAACCACATATTAGACAAGGGAGCGaaaacatatacatgcacatatatatacataattcaTAACCATATGTTACAGCTGTTATattgataattataaaagaataacataattgaaatagaataatatttaaaaaagtaaagcaAGTGtgcttaaaatattatagtaccatttgaaaaatatcgcataaacataattttataatggatataacataaaatttaataatgtaGTTGAAGAGCACAAATAATAGTATTACACTATTTTGCAAGAATTgctacattttttatgttcacatagtatgtttattttattttaattacttatttttaagtattcTTTTACTTGTAATATATGTGAAATAAagtcaaaagaaaaaattatttttttcgttcttttctttttttcccaaagatgtttttttttttttttttttttttgtgtaagTCTTTTTTAGACAagttttgttatatttattaatttaatttaataatttcagtatattttatttaattatatgttatgcGTTTATATagtttgttatattttaatttaaaatccatatttttaaaacttttttataatttttttttttgattaatacgttagattttttattttctaagtACCATACTTTCTGTATCAtcgttatttattttttttatatagttattttgtactttatttttttaagtgaaACATTACctattttgctattttaaaggttctaattatttaattttgaatAGTGTCTCTTTACAATTTAATaaagttaaattaaaattctctgtatatactttaaatattttcgctcttttatttttgtgtaaTTGGTGAGTTTGTACGATAActtttgttccttttttttattgcgtatgtataatataattttttttgaagataTTTAACTTGgagaaacaaataaaaagaaaaagaaataatacgCAATAAACCCTTGTGTATACAACTATTTCTCCTGTATAGCGTATAATATTGTTATCACAGTAACAATAAATTCGTAATTTAAAGGGAACCAATTTATAAACgcgtttttatatatttgaatatgcaggttctttataaaatatatgtatgtatgtacatgtgtgtataggtatatatatatatatgcgaatacgtcattttatatatgcttattatatgttaacatttaaaatatttataataaaaaattacacatCTGTGGGATAATACCAGCTGtgctttaaaataatttcttcattttctctatattatttattattcatattataaagTGGAGAACGCAAAAGGtttcattataaatatatatatatgtttatccGTTttgcatataataaaaaacgcattattagttttttttattttgcattttaaGCCGGACTATTCATACTTTTTGTGTACAACCAAACACAATTtcttattatacaaaatagtctttttcttttataaaaatagcacttcaaaaataatattttccgtaaatattttacagtTATATCtacacaaataaataaatatttatatgtatatatatatatatatatatatatatatttaaggtcctttaaaatgttatgatttttaaaaggtaattttcatatataaattctgcgagcaaatttgtttttttttattcattccTTGTATAATATTTGTGCATAATTTTCTGAACATGTAATATTGTTTAAGTAAATTAACTTCATAGTTATCTGAACAATTTAGTAACTACGACAAAAAAGATACGTAAACACTACTAAATAAAGAACAGTAATTATTTCGTTAATTCGAACTTAACCattatactaatatatttaaatgcttgtttctttttacgtgtaatatatttccttttttatttttatttaaggcatatattaataataaattggAAAGAAGATTTAGTATTATGACATATCCCACttaaaatgtgtatatatatatatatatatatatatatacgtacatatacgtgtttatgttattatgtatttccATTTGCGTTTGCTGACCTTTTTTATTGCTAtccatatatttgtatatgaactgttcatatttttacccattaaaacaatttaaaattagcaaaatagtgaattaatatgtaacaaaataattgtatggtaatacaaaaaacaaaaatttacgaatttataaataatacaaatgaaatatgaaaaaaccGTTGTCATAAaacacttaaaaaatattattttcaagagtacatatttatttccctctatacatatatttgtctcgtttattttcaaaaatttgtgtgataatttttttaatatactagCACTAAGGTAAAAATCGGCATGGAACAAGTATGACAAAATTTGTTCGtgcataatataatttcattacttttttgaataaaattttagaattttattttttttttaattttatattaattaataacatatttttactatgtatatataatattaatttttttataaaggaaaaaataaaacaaaaaatccTTTTTTCCTACAGAATaatgcatattatatatatatatataatatatgttgaatatacataataatattctaaatatacattttgtctatatatgtaatatataataatatatatatataatgatatatgaaaatgaaacaataagaaaatatgatcataataaaacattCCTGAAGCCAtatatttctgttttttttttgcaagtttttttttcttttaataattctatttacatacattatataaataatatatatatttatattttatatgattaattagtataataatagatataataaatataaaaataaaaaaatgaataattaatattatataaactattgttttttaattttctatttttaattttttttttcatttaaaaaaaattattaaatgtatgaattctattgttttaaatatttttacctttttttatttcataattttttataatatgcataaattttttttgtgttaattattttatatagatatatgcTATCTATAAacaaatgtatgtatatgtataatatttatatgcatatatgatTGAATAGGGAAGAATGAGAAAActtctttgttttattacTTTGCACgtactttattttgttaaaatgtaattttaaaatacttGTTTTAACAGTTTtgttgtatttatataataaccAATATGATATTgtagattttatttttttagttttacataaaaaaaatatgttttattttttactcttCCTTGtcttatgttatatatatatttttaaacattcaGAAGAGAAAgaattataacatattttaaacatacatatatgtacttgtatatatatatatatatatatatatatatataacatattagaaataaatatgtacaggttttatgcttattttttgcttttctaTCTTTATGTAGTATAGTATATTTCTGTTTCTTTGGCAAACAccatttttgttaattttttagtaaataaaacaaatagaacaaaatataaaacagagcgacaaaataataaaacgaaGTATAAAACAGAGTAACCGATGAAATCACACTTACGAAATGTACATCATTAGAGtcataaaaaatggaaggagaaaaaataaaatccaacagtatttcaaatttttctGTCACGTATGATAGAGAATCCGGTGTTAACAGCAACAGCGATGACAGAAGTGAAAGTAGTAGTGAAAATGAGTCTAATTCATTTATGAATATGACAAgcgataaaaatgaaaaaacagaaaataatAGTTTTGCATTAAATAATAGCAGTTTTGTAAACATGAAAGATAGTTTATTAGAGTCGATAGATTTGAGTGTATTAGATTCAAACTTTGATACgaaaaaagattttttaccaagtaatttttcaaaaaattttaataatttatcaaaagaaaatattagtaataaatatttaaataaatttttaaataaaagtgaTTCGATGTTTATGTCGAAGAGTAAAGACATGAACTTAACGGACgcaagtaataataatgtgaACATATCCGTAAAAAATAAcacgaaaaaagaaatttttatggATGCCGCAACAGCATCTTTAAATGCGAACGAGGAAAATGcaatgaataatttaaaaaagtttacgaatacaaataataatattaatgatacatatgaaaagaaaataatcgAAACCGAGTTAAGTGATTCCAGTGATTTTGAAAACATGGTAGGTGATTTAAGAATCACTTTTATAAATTGGTTAAAGAAGACACAGATGAATTTTATAcgagaaaaagataaattgtTTAAAGACAAAAAGGAATTAGAAATGGAAAGAATACGGTTATACAAAGAAATTGAAAATAGGAAAATTATAGAAGAGCAGAAAATACATGATGAAAGAAAGAAGTTGGACATTGATATATCTAATGGctataaacaaattaaaaaagaaaaagaagaacatAGAAAAAGATTTGATGAAGAAAGATTGAGATTCCTTCAagaaatagataaaataaaattagttcTCTATTTGGAAAAAGAGAAGTATTTtcaagaatataaaaattttgaaaatgataaaaaaaaaattgttgaTGCAAATATTGCAACTGAAACTATGATAGATATTAACGTTGGGGGAGCTATTTTTGAAACATCCAGACATACGTTAACTCAACAGAAAGATTCTTTTATAGAAAAACTATTAAGTGGTAGATATCATGTAACAAGAGATAAACAGGGTAGAATATTTTTAGATCGTGATAGTGAATTATttagaattatattaaactTCTTAAGAAATCCTTTAACTGTTCCAATACCAAAAGATTTGAGTGAAAGTGAAGCATTATTAAAAGAGGCAGAATTTTATggtattaaatttttacccTTCCCATTAGTATTCTGTATAGGTGGTTTTGATGGAgttgaatatttaaattcaaTGGAATTGTTAGATATTAGTCAGCAATGTTGGCGTATGTGTACACCAATGTCCACTAAAAAAGCATATTTCGGTAGTGCAGTTTTAAACAATTTCTTGTATGTATTCGGAGGaaataattatgattatAAAGCATTATTTGAAACAGAAGTGTATGATCGTTTGAGAGATACATGGTTTGTTTCaagtaatttaaatataccaAGAAGAAATAATTGTGGTGTTACATCCAATGGTAGAATTTATTGTATTGGTGGTTATGATGGTTCCTCCATTATACCAAATGTTGAAGCTTATGATCATCGGATGAAAGCATGGGTAGAAATTGCACCTTTAAATACTCCAAGATCTTCATCCATGTGTGTAGCTTTtgacaataaaatatatgttataggTGGAACAAATGGAGAGAGATTAAATTCAATTGAagtatatgaagaaaaaatgaataaatgggAACAATTTCCATATGCATTATTAGAAGCTAGAAGCTCAGGTGCAGCTTTTAATTACTTAAATCAAATATATGTCGTTGGAGGTATTGATAatgaacataatattttagatTCAGTAGAGCAATATCAACCTTTTAATAAAAGATGGCAATTTTTAAATGGTGTtccagaaaaaaaaatgaattttggAGCATCTACTTTGTCAGATTCCTATATAATTACAGGAGGAGAAAATGGAGAAGTATTAAATTCGTGTCACTTTTTTTCTCCAGACACAAATGAATGGCAAATTGGGCCTTCTCTGCTTGTTCCAAGATTTGGGCATTCTGTGCTGATAGCCAACATATAAGATTGCTCACATATAACAGGTGCAATTTTTTCGTATATCCACACGCGCACGTATGACCTGCGCATATGTTATACGCGTTATTAGGTAAGTAGTGCATAACGCGAAGGAGTTATACGttcttatatgtatatatatatatatgcgtcgATTCGCACAAAAAAGTGATTGTGTtgtttggaaaaaaaaaaggttattACACTTACCTATTAAGCTATGATTCTATATGTATGGGTGTGTACACCCATGCGGATCCATTTAAAAAGTTGAACGAGATGCCCATGTGAGAAAATGATATCATTcatttgtacatttatatagtGATTTACACTcttcttataaaatattatttatgcaggagagttattattattttttttttaattctatatCCAACCCTTTTATTCGttatttaatacataatttttaatattaaattactgAACTTATAAATTCAGTTTATTCGTTTTTAAGCATTAAAATGGGCTTATTCGTGTATGttctgttattttattttattttattgtatgttttctgttttattgtatttttctttttttttattaacttttaACATCTCCCCAATTTTATCCTATTTTCatgatacatttttttttttttacaaaacatttttgcttaattttttaacctCTTTCATTCCTTATGTTTTAACGAAAACGCTTCCAAGCGGGGAAGACAAttgaaatgtatatatacccatacatatatatatatgtacaattacaaaaagaacaaaatgagCAATTTGGTAAATAGTTAAACCGTAGTTAGTTATAACTGTTCATGAGATGCCATAGATTCCTCAAgtgaaaatagaaaaaaagaaaatatggttttatttctataattttttattttattttttattttattttatttttttttttttttgttttggtCAACTAttggtatatttttaaatcataAATGACTTTTTGCAGTGCACACTCCACTTTTTCCTGTAGTATAAGTAAAAAGAAGCGGGCTTATTTTGATTCACccttaattaaaattattcacatccatcatttttatttttttttgttatacatAACTAAAATTTGTAGTAACCGTGTGCTCAGGTTAATCTTAGGAGATAAGCCACTTCCACTAACCAGTACagcgcatatacatatacatatatgtatacatacgcatttgtgtgtatatatattcatgtgcGGGCAGGGGGAgttctttttctttcgtattttttttagaatggTAACTGATTTAACAGTATTAAAGGAATATGGTCAATTCCGTTTGTGGGATTTTTTGCAATATTCACCGCTTGGCAGTCTTAAGAATCTACATATAGACgatatgaaattttttttaaaaaaattaaatgaaataaaaaatatagaaaacgaacaaaaacaaaaaaaagaagaatgtATGATGATACATGCCCCGAAAATTGTTGATATAGACAATATCTATGAATGcaaaaatgtagaaaatggatgcatatttattaatatgtataaaaaagaaaatatcaTTAGTGAGTTGAAACATGAAGGTATAGAATctattaaaagaaatgaagttgctgttttatttttagcaGGTGGTTTAGGTTCAAGGCTTGGATTGAATAAGGTAAAAGGGTTGATAGAAGTTACtcctttattaaataaaacattttttcaattttattttgagaAGATTAAATTTTTAGAGGAATATTGTTCTTTATCTGATTCGTTGGTGGCATCTAATAATTTACAACATGCGTATAAGTACTGCCAGTGTAAAATTCATAGCAATGCGCAcagtaacaaaaataatagcaATCATGATGCCATTTATGCCAGTTACAATGGTATCACCAAGTGTGTACCTTGCTTgaaagctttttttttagaagataaaaaaggggaaacaaaaataatgaattcaaatgaagtaaaagcacaaaaaaagaatgttacaatttatacatacattatgACATCTAACTATACGCACGATATAACAGTTAAATACTTAGAAGAGAATAACttctttaatttaaaaaaagaaaatataaaattctttaAACAGTGTGATAATTATAGTAcagatataaattttaatatacttttagCAAACCCCAATGAGCTATTAACAGTCCCAAGTGGCAATGGATCTATATTTAAAGCACTGGATAAAAATTGCATAATAGAcgatatgataaaaaataatataaagtatgTTCAAATTGTAAGTATTGATAATgtgttaaataaaatagcgGATCCTGTATTAGTTGGTTTCTGCTCGTTTTTTAAATGTGATATTGCTAATAAAGcggttaaaaaaaaagagcatgAATCAATGGGTATATTTTGCACAaaggagaaaataaaaaaaaaaaaaaaaaaaaaatcatgtGATACATATAATAACACATTTTCTGTATGTGAATATACAGAATTAAGTgattatttgttaaataattCAGAATTATTTCAATATGGAAATATGTGtcatcatatattttcactCGACTTCTTACAACACATTGTtcagaataaaatatacgaaaaaatgaaattacataaaatattgagGAAGAAACAATTTTACGATTTTACTGTAaacaataaagaaaaaagcgCATTTATTACGTCCAATGTGTACTGCTAtgagtattttattttcgatgtttttaaatatgccaggaaaattttatcatttgaAATTTCTCGCCAAGACGAATTTAGtccaataaaaaaaaagataaataagaGTAATAACAACAGTGATGGTAATAATAGTGGTACTAATGATGGCACTAATATAGAAAGTAATAATGGTAGTAATAATGATTGTGGAGACGATATAATGAGCgcacaaaaaaatttaagtaatttACACAAATCTTggcttttaaataaaaattacaatataatTGACAACTCCGAAAACGCACTTAACTTTTGTGAAATATCTCCTCTTGTGTCTTATGAtggaacatttttttttaatttacctgaacaaaaaaatatatatttgccaTATACTCTTAATAGGCATCCTACCTGATATTCCATACCCCCTTTTTACATTCTACCATTAGCGGCCTCTTGTTCGTAACGGAGTTTTTCCCATAGGAACGTGCTCACCGCAGCTTTGattttttcgaaaaaaataagcaagTATGTTTGCACAAAAATGTAAAGTAGTAATCGAATGGCAATAATTGCTAAGTGGGAAAATTGCCAAGTAGCAAAAGAGTAGATGCAAATCCGTTTCTTTAAACAGTTAAAAATATCGATATATCGATTaaacaaatacatatttttacagTGTGTATAGTTTTACTTACATCCAAGCTACTtctttatttcctttttgtatACGAtagagaaaatttttttacggGATTTTTCTTCCATCAGGTAGGACCAACGGGTCTCTTATTTTCTTAGGCATGGCAAAATGATTATCGAACACCTTTTTCTTCTCCTCTTCATTAATAGCAGGGAATTTATCACCAACCTGAAAAGAAAagtgtaaaattaaataatgcaAACAGTAATGAGCTGAAAAAGCATTAAGCATGTTAGGTGATCCaaatttgtttgtttattatGCGGACGTATACttacatacacataaatacatacacttatataaatacacacatgtacatatacatataaacatacacatatatacatgtatttgcacatgtatatatgtgtatatacgtatgtatgtgtcCGCTTATACCTTCAGGTTCAGTTTTTTGGCATGTCCTGGCTgtgcaaaatttttttagaaaaaggagaataaatatatagaagtataataaaatgatgcggcaattttattacatattatgaACACAAATTTGAAACATAAGTGacttaaagaaaataagaaaatatataaatatggaTATACATTTGTGAGTAATAGTAATTCCTATTTTTCGTTTACCGCTGCCATTACAACAAATCGTGGCTCCTTGTTCTTTTCGCTTTCCTCCAGTTTTTTGTCACATGGGGGCCTGTTCTCCTATATGGTTaagataaacataaataaggAGTCAtggaaaaggtaaaaaatatCACTATGCGAAACAGACGGAAATGTTATATTCCCTCAATAAAACATACACGAATATGTACgcatatgtacaaatatatatacatacatttgcACACGTATGAGCACATGCGTGTACTTCCTGCACTATATTATTTCCCCATTTGCTGCTTTTATGGTTCACATGcattactttattttattttaatttttttttttttttttttttttcaacaaGCGCTTACCTCAATATTCATTATAGTTCCATCAGAGtgcacataaaaaatatcgCACTTGAACATATCgtaattaatttgtttatctGGTGGAGCTctcttattatatttttcgactattttttttgccttaACAAACCTAAATGGGtctctatataatatactttttaatttttttcttctgtaGAAATGCCTGTTTGTTGATGGATCCCCatcttttataatatcatcTAGGGATGGGAAAATATTAGAAtcacttttttcattttgaaacTGAAAACCATCttctcttaatttttt
This region includes:
- the K13 gene encoding kelch protein K13, putative, yielding MEGEKIKSNSISNFSVTYDRESGVNSNSDDRSESSSENESNSFMNMTSDKNEKTENNSFALNNSSFVNMKDSLLESIDLSVLDSNFDTKKDFLPSNFSKNFNNLSKENISNKYLNKFLNKSDSMFMSKSKDMNLTDASNNNVNISVKNNTKKEIFMDAATASLNANEENAMNNLKKFTNTNNNINDTYEKKIIETELSDSSDFENMVGDLRITFINWLKKTQMNFIREKDKLFKDKKELEMERIRLYKEIENRKIIEEQKIHDERKKLDIDISNGYKQIKKEKEEHRKRFDEERLRFLQEIDKIKLVLYLEKEKYFQEYKNFENDKKKIVDANIATETMIDINVGGAIFETSRHTLTQQKDSFIEKLLSGRYHVTRDKQGRIFLDRDSELFRIILNFLRNPLTVPIPKDLSESEALLKEAEFYGIKFLPFPLVFCIGGFDGVEYLNSMELLDISQQCWRMCTPMSTKKAYFGSAVLNNFLYVFGGNNYDYKALFETEVYDRLRDTWFVSSNLNIPRRNNCGVTSNGRIYCIGGYDGSSIIPNVEAYDHRMKAWVEIAPLNTPRSSSMCVAFDNKIYVIGGTNGERLNSIEVYEEKMNKWEQFPYALLEARSSGAAFNYLNQIYVVGGIDNEHNILDSVEQYQPFNKRWQFLNGVPEKKMNFGASTLSDSYIITGGENGEVLNSCHFFSPDTNEWQIGPSLLVPRFGHSVLIANI
- the PmUG01_12021300 gene encoding UDP-N-acetylglucosamine pyrophosphorylase, putative, producing the protein MVTDLTVLKEYGQFRLWDFLQYSPLGSLKNLHIDDMKFFLKKLNEIKNIENEQKQKKEECMMIHAPKIVDIDNIYECKNVENGCIFINMYKKENIISELKHEGIESIKRNEVAVLFLAGGLGSRLGLNKVKGLIEVTPLLNKTFFQFYFEKIKFLEEYCSLSDSLVASNNLQHAYKYCQCKIHSNAHSNKNNSNHDAIYASYNGITKCVPCLKAFFLEDKKGETKIMNSNEVKAQKKNVTIYTYIMTSNYTHDITVKYLEENNFFNLKKENIKFFKQCDNYSTDINFNILLANPNELLTVPSGNGSIFKALDKNCIIDDMIKNNIKYVQIVSIDNVLNKIADPVLVGFCSFFKCDIANKAVKKKEHESMGIFCTKEKIKKKKKKKSCDTYNNTFSVCEYTELSDYLLNNSELFQYGNMCHHIFSLDFLQHIVQNKIYEKMKLHKILRKKQFYDFTVNNKEKSAFITSNVYCYEYFIFDVFKYARKILSFEISRQDEFSPIKKKINKSNNNSDGNNSGTNDGTNIESNNGSNNDCGDDIMSAQKNLSNLHKSWLLNKNYNIIDNSENALNFCEISPLVSYDGTFFFNLPEQKNIYLPYTLNRHPT
- the PmUG01_12021400 gene encoding conserved Plasmodium protein, unknown function — protein: MCGLLRGKAFISAIILVYINLKHVLNKKKKNYMYINDATLFKPNGKETHRQPLYILKYKKYTKEKKKKKICVDKLFESNNDRPERKFECYELNIRNDKKFPKYAKKPVNPMSNLFYFSPFKNIISSFEPVNYNIKKKLREDGFQFQNEKSDSNIFPSLDDIIKDGDPSTNRHFYRRKKLKSILYRDPFRFVKAKKIVEKYNKRAPPDKQINYDMFKCDIFYVHSDGTIMNIEENRPPCDKKLEESEKNKEPRFVVMAAPGHAKKLNLKVGDKFPAINEEEKKKVFDNHFAMPKKIRDPLVLPDGRKIP